In a single window of the Bradyrhizobium sp. ORS 285 genome:
- the purN gene encoding phosphoribosylglycinamide formyltransferase — protein MKRRVAILISGRGSNMAALIRAAAQPDFPAEIAVVISNRADAAGLQKAAESGIAVEVIESKPFGKDRAGFEAKLQAALDARGIEIICLAGFMRLFTAGFVQRWYGRMLNIHPSLLPSFPGLDPHGQALRAGVKLSGATVHFVIPETDAGPIVMQGAVVVRDDDTADTLSERILGVEHRIYPEALKLLAKDLVRLEGDLCRTSATEQADQVMIWPLVS, from the coding sequence ATGAAGCGCCGCGTCGCCATCCTGATTTCCGGTCGCGGCTCCAACATGGCCGCCTTGATCCGCGCGGCGGCGCAGCCGGATTTCCCGGCCGAGATCGCCGTCGTGATCTCCAACCGTGCCGATGCCGCCGGCCTGCAAAAGGCGGCGGAGAGCGGGATCGCCGTCGAGGTGATCGAGAGCAAGCCGTTCGGCAAGGATCGCGCCGGTTTTGAGGCCAAGCTGCAGGCGGCGCTGGATGCGCGCGGCATCGAGATCATCTGCCTCGCCGGCTTCATGCGGCTGTTCACCGCCGGGTTCGTGCAGCGCTGGTATGGCCGGATGCTGAACATCCACCCTTCGCTGCTGCCGTCCTTCCCCGGACTCGATCCGCACGGCCAGGCGCTGCGCGCCGGCGTCAAGCTGTCCGGCGCGACCGTGCATTTCGTCATTCCGGAGACCGACGCCGGCCCGATCGTGATGCAGGGAGCGGTCGTGGTGCGGGATGACGACACGGCCGACACGCTGTCGGAGCGCATCCTTGGCGTCGAGCATCGGATCTATCCCGAAGCGCTGAAGCTGCTTGCGAAGGATCTGGTCCGGCTGGAAGGCGATCTCTGCCGGACCTCGGCGACGGAGCAGGCGGATCAGGTGATGATCTGGCCGCTAGTTTCGTAG
- a CDS encoding LysR family transcriptional regulator, whose translation MRQHLHRGAASTQRGKSDETLNASWEDLRAFLLCTRHRSFRNAAEVLGLTGTTLMRKIDRLEDELGFKLFIRDQSGLSLSDEGRSLLFDVEQMERLSFNIFRRASLSTDTQGSVRVAVTEGPGNFWILPRLIDFQKTYRRITVDLSCAMQQADVSRLEADISIQFERPTNPDVIVAKLGRLHIYGFVSEAYREAHGLPTSLADLKNHRIVKQHGVQLDETGYARILGLESLEGIVGISTNSSVAVLYAVERGAGIGFLPTSAIALGAPLVPVDLGINYHMDLWLTYHKEFRTSDRHKVVIDWLKRIFDPKVHACFRDEFIHPTDLVPLMAEAREVVGFNGYVAPKPV comes from the coding sequence ATGCGGCAACATTTGCATCGGGGTGCTGCATCCACGCAGCGCGGGAAATCTGACGAAACGCTTAATGCGTCCTGGGAAGATTTAAGAGCATTTCTACTATGTACCCGGCACCGGAGTTTCAGGAACGCGGCGGAGGTTCTCGGCCTCACCGGAACCACATTGATGCGTAAGATCGATCGGCTGGAGGACGAGCTCGGCTTCAAGCTCTTCATTCGTGATCAATCGGGCCTGTCGCTCAGTGACGAAGGTCGATCGCTGCTGTTCGACGTCGAACAGATGGAACGGCTGAGCTTCAACATCTTCCGGCGCGCCTCGCTTTCGACCGATACGCAAGGCTCGGTGCGTGTCGCCGTGACGGAGGGGCCGGGCAATTTCTGGATCCTGCCGCGACTGATCGATTTCCAGAAGACCTATCGCAGGATCACCGTCGATCTGAGCTGCGCGATGCAGCAGGCCGACGTCTCGCGCCTGGAGGCGGACATCTCGATCCAGTTCGAACGGCCGACCAACCCCGACGTGATCGTCGCAAAGCTCGGGCGGCTGCACATCTACGGCTTCGTGTCCGAGGCCTATCGCGAGGCGCATGGCCTGCCGACATCGCTGGCCGATCTGAAGAACCATCGGATCGTCAAGCAGCACGGCGTGCAGCTCGACGAGACGGGCTATGCGCGCATCCTCGGACTGGAGTCGCTGGAAGGCATCGTCGGCATCTCCACCAATTCAAGCGTGGCCGTGCTCTACGCCGTCGAGCGCGGCGCCGGCATCGGCTTTCTGCCGACATCGGCCATCGCCCTCGGCGCGCCGCTGGTTCCCGTCGATCTCGGCATCAACTACCACATGGATCTGTGGCTCACCTATCACAAGGAGTTCCGCACGTCCGATCGGCACAAGGTGGTGATCGACTGGTTGAAACGCATCTTCGATCCGAAGGTGCACGCCTGCTTCCGGGACGAGTTCATCCATCCCACCGATCTCGTGCCGCTGATGGCCGAGGCGCGCGAGGTCGTCGGCTTCAATGGCTACGTGGCGCCGAAGCCGGTCTGA
- a CDS encoding cold-shock protein, translated as MPTHKGSVKWFNPTKGYGFIKPTGGDKDVFVHISAVERAGLTTLNENQAIEYDLVESRGKTSAENLKLS; from the coding sequence ATGCCGACCCACAAAGGCAGCGTGAAATGGTTCAACCCGACCAAGGGGTATGGCTTCATCAAACCGACCGGTGGAGACAAGGACGTGTTCGTCCACATCTCGGCCGTCGAGCGTGCCGGACTGACCACGCTCAATGAGAACCAGGCGATCGAGTATGATCTGGTCGAGAGCCGCGGCAAGACATCGGCGGAGAACTTGAAGCTCTCTTGA
- a CDS encoding autotransporter outer membrane beta-barrel domain-containing protein produces the protein MRGPSQVRRGERSLAGACLAVSFAAALAAGVPALRSAHAASLPSIAASPTPTPTPTPTPSPSPSPVPGAISSDLSSGRSVLDLGSNFLERLGNQATFGGSRLQRSNPGGGGASEAAEQPRFRTWGEAYGLNARSSAQGDFVGDKRTTWGGVAGVGMRLAPGVNAGLSIDQSRTRVDVPLALQSATLDLTQFGFNASVDHGPWTWAIAIVHGFGGINARRQTSLGASTAGYGAHITGVLSELDYYWSSGESRVVPKLAFEYARATTAAFQEAGGLDPLAVSGTSLERGRVLAGAEVGRYFILDGKILDVSAYGKFVDNFMQNLGAITVSLGAQSITLQGLGEGRYGADTGAALSLSLNSTARVYLNYDAKLRSVLQSHQGTLGLELKW, from the coding sequence ATGCGGGGACCATCTCAGGTCAGACGAGGCGAACGATCCTTGGCCGGCGCATGCCTCGCAGTGTCGTTCGCCGCCGCGCTCGCAGCCGGGGTTCCGGCGTTGCGTTCGGCTCATGCCGCAAGTCTCCCCAGTATCGCGGCCAGCCCCACACCTACGCCTACTCCGACGCCGACACCGAGCCCATCGCCCAGCCCGGTTCCGGGCGCGATTAGTTCTGACCTGTCCTCCGGCCGGTCAGTGCTCGATCTCGGATCGAATTTTCTCGAACGGCTCGGCAATCAGGCGACGTTCGGAGGCAGCAGGCTGCAGCGCAGCAATCCCGGCGGCGGGGGTGCGTCCGAAGCGGCGGAGCAGCCGAGGTTCCGGACCTGGGGCGAGGCCTATGGCCTCAACGCGCGCTCGAGCGCGCAAGGTGATTTCGTCGGCGACAAGAGAACCACCTGGGGCGGCGTCGCTGGTGTCGGCATGCGTCTGGCTCCCGGCGTGAATGCCGGGCTGTCGATCGACCAGAGCCGCACCCGCGTCGACGTGCCGCTCGCGCTGCAGTCCGCCACGCTGGACCTCACCCAGTTTGGCTTCAACGCCTCGGTCGACCACGGTCCCTGGACCTGGGCCATCGCCATCGTCCACGGCTTCGGCGGCATCAATGCGCGACGCCAGACCAGCCTGGGGGCTAGCACCGCGGGCTACGGCGCCCATATCACCGGCGTACTCAGCGAGCTCGACTACTACTGGAGCTCCGGCGAGAGCCGGGTGGTCCCGAAGCTTGCTTTCGAATATGCGCGCGCCACGACCGCGGCGTTCCAGGAGGCCGGTGGTCTGGATCCGCTGGCGGTCAGCGGCACCTCGCTGGAGCGCGGCCGCGTACTGGCGGGCGCCGAGGTGGGCCGATACTTCATCCTGGACGGCAAGATCCTCGACGTCTCGGCCTACGGCAAGTTCGTCGACAATTTCATGCAGAATCTCGGCGCAATCACGGTCAGCCTTGGTGCGCAGAGCATTACGCTGCAAGGCCTCGGCGAAGGGCGCTACGGCGCCGATACCGGCGCCGCCCTGTCGTTGTCGCTGAACAGCACGGCGCGCGTCTACCTCAACTACGACGCCAAACTCCGCTCGGTGCTGCAGTCGCACCAGGGCACGCTCGGGCTTGAGCTCAAGTGGTAG